One window from the genome of Thermodesulfovibrionales bacterium encodes:
- a CDS encoding U32 family peptidase C-terminal domain-containing protein, translating to SYRLNDRWLRELSMFSSRGYTTGMFFGKQPDGDYNFDGESYRMSHELVGVILDVKGNIAKVGLRNRLDIGDPLEYISPGLEEKLFPLESMKNSDGTDVATARNEETVFIQVPEGVRKNDLVRRSKNFRALAETVTCP from the coding sequence TCCTACCGGCTGAACGACAGGTGGCTCAGGGAGCTTTCGATGTTCAGCAGCAGGGGATATACCACAGGGATGTTCTTCGGCAAGCAGCCCGACGGAGATTATAATTTCGACGGAGAGAGTTACCGGATGAGCCACGAATTGGTCGGGGTCATCCTCGATGTAAAGGGCAACATTGCAAAGGTTGGATTGCGGAACAGGCTCGATATCGGCGATCCTCTCGAGTATATCTCTCCGGGGCTCGAGGAAAAGCTTTTTCCCTTGGAGTCCATGAAAAATAGCGACGGGACCGATGTCGCAACCGCACGGAATGAAGAGACCGTCTTCATTCAGGTCCCTGAAGGGGTAAGGAAGAACGACCTTGTGAGAAGGAGCAAGAACTTCAGGGCACTGGCAGAGACGGTCACATGCCCCTGA